AGCCGAGTCCAGGCAGCTGCCAGCCAGGTCCAGGGCACTGACGTCAACCTTCAGAAGCTGTGGGAGAAGCAAGTATTGCCCCCACGAACTCCAGGCGGAGCTGGGGCCCCCAAGCAGAGGCCCAGGTCGTGGGCAGCCTCAGGCACTCTGCCCTGCCCAGCCACCCACAGCTCATGGGTCCTCTATGCCCCTAAGGGGCCCAGGGCCTGGGTCCTCTCTGCAACGAGTATGGCCTCCCGCCCACAGGAACAACCCAGCCACCAGGGTCAGGGGTGCCCATGGGGTCTGTCCACCCTCAGCACTCACGTGCAAGGCTCCGGCTGACTCACCTCATCCAGCGAGGCTGTGTCCACGACGCTCACCGTGTACTTGGAGGGACCCACGAAAGCCAGCAGGCGGCTGTCCCTGCTGACCACCATGATGCTGGAGCTTGGGCAGGCCTCCTGGCACACCACGTTAGCTGCCAGCACACAGGGGCGGGCAGTCAGCCGGGCAGGGCAGACCCCACGGCAACATGCACTGCCCGAGCGCCGGGGCTCTCCCAGTGACCACCCAGAGACTGCCTGGCTGGCCAGAGACACAGTGTCCATGggggcctggccctgccctctgGTGCTCGGGCTGCAGGTGATCACCCCCTCCTGGCGCAGGGCGGGCGCACTCTGATCTCCCACTTGGGGAGTGCCGGGCAGTTCTAAGATCACACCTGGCCCGGGGGTCTATGAGTGAGGCTATGGAACACAGTGCCGTGGTCAGGGAGGTACTGGGAGATCCAAGCGGGGCTGGGCATGGGGGCCTGACCTGCTACTCGCAGGACGCGGCACCGGGGCGCACCGCTGTGGTACTGGGCCAGGGCGCCCCGGGAGCAGGCGCTGAACAGGAAGCGACCGTCAGGGCTGGCGGCCAGGCTGGTGATGGCTCCTTGGTGACACCTGCGCCACACGGAAAGGTGTGGGGACGCCCACAAGGTGTCCAGGGGCAGCAGAGGGCGGCGTCCACCGTGGGCATCTGTGGGGCAGGCCCGCCCGGGCACCCACCTGTGCTCCACCAGGGCCTCGGCGGACTCCAGGCTGAAGGAGCGGACGGCCCCGCTGCTGAAGCCGCAGAAGAAGGTCGGCTGCGTGGGGTGGAAGGCAACAGCACGCGGGGCCTCCTCGGGCGACATGAAGTCATACAGCTGTGGGGAGGGGCATGTCAGGGCAGACGGCGGGGCCCCGAGAGCCAGTCTCCCCAGAGGGCTTGAACCTCGGGCCCCAAACCCGGGCAGAACCCAGGGCCCACCCGCCGGGCCTCAGTATGGCCTGCGGCTTCCAGACCGCCCTCCCAGCCGGCGCCCCTCTGGCCACACCTCACCTGCTGCAGGGTCGCCAAGTCCCAGACGCGCACAGTGCGGTCCTGGGACACAGTGGCCAGCTGTCCCCGGCTGCGCTCGATGGCAAGGGCCAGCACTGGGGCGGTGTGGGAGCGCACCAGCATGCGATACTCCTGGGACGGGACGTCCAGGAAGCCCAGGTGACCCGAGGACGTGGTGGACAGCACACGCAGGCCGCCGGGGCTGACGCGGACAGAGGTGACTGGCCCCTCGTGCTCTGCAGGCATGGGGCTTGGTGACCGCCTGGGCCTGCAGTGGGGCGGGTCCCGCACCAGGGCCCACCCGTGCAGGCTGAACCAACCCCTAGCCCCTTGTCCAAGACAGCGAGAAGTGTGTTTTCCTGCAGCCTGGAGCCCCGTCTCCCTGTGAGCTAGGACCAGCACCGCCCCCGTGACTACCCACTCCCAGATTCAGGACACAGCCCCGTGGAGCCCCACGCTGTCCAGCCTGGGGACACGGCCCTCCTGTGCCCCCCCGGGGGCGAGGTGGTGTGCAGGCCCCACCTGCCTCCAGGAGGACGGAGGAGAAGTCCAGCGGCCAGAGGCGCAGGTAGCCATCCTCGGAGCCCACGGCGCACGCGGACCGGGAGACGCCGAGGCTGCTGATGGCGATGCCAGGGCCTGGGTAGGGGGAGCCGGGTCAGCCCCCAGCAGCAGGGCCCCTCCCCCTGCACAGCAAGGCCCACCTACCCGAACTGAAGGTCTGCTTCTGTGCGAGGGGGTCACGGGGGGTCTGCAAGGGCAGGAGGCGGCGAGCATGCCGCACGGCCATGCGCTGGTGGTCAATTTCCAGGATGTGGCCGCTGCGGCTGCACACGTAGCTGCCAGGGAGCGGTAGGTGAGGGCTGtggtggcgggggcggggcaaCGGGCCTtcagggaagggggtggggaggggggtacTCACAGCGTGTGGCCATCCTGGGCTGGCCCAAAGGCCAGGTCGGTGAACTCCAGAGCGTGGTGCTCCCCCAGGTCCACAGCGCAGGAGCGCAGCACCCCACCTCGGAGCCGCCACAGCCGCACATTGCCCCGCCCACACGATGCCATCCTGCGAGGGTGGGAGGTGAGTGGGGCGAGGGGCGGGCTCACAATTCAGCGCCCCAGCACCCAGAGAGGGCAGGCAGTCACCTGGCTTCGTCGAAGAAGGCCACCCGGAACACCTGGACATCGGCGTCGCTGTGCGCCTGTGCAAGGATGATGGCCTCTCCGCCTCGCCCCAGCTGGGCCACGCCCCACACCAGCACCGTCTGCAACAAGCCTGCACTGAGTGCCCGCCCACCCACCCGGCATCTCCAAAAGAAGTCAGAGAAACCTCTACGTGCCCACCCAGGGCGTCCACAGACGTGTCTGCAGAGAGGAGCAGAAGACGCAACTGTAAGTGGAGGAGAGGCCCCGAGGGAACACCCAGCTTCACAGACACTGGCGTGAAAAAACATCCATCTCAGGCCTGCAGGACTCGCCAGCAAAGAGAGCAAGGCCAGTCACTTGAAAGGCAGCTCCGCCACAAAGGCGAAACAGGTGCCCTGTGGAGCGTGTGACTTGGGGGTGCCCGGCCAGGCTGGGGGAGGCCAACGGGGGTCCCTGCTGCCTGCCTGTACCCTTGGACGGCTACCCCACCTCCCCGCCGGCCCAGTTACCGTCCGCCCATGGCGGTCCTTGCCAACGCCGCAGAGCAGCTCCCCGCTGTTGGAGAAGCTGTGGACAGAGGCGACAGTAAGCGTCACAGGGGCTGGCCCCCACCCCCCCGGAGGCCCTTCACCCACCTGAGGGAGCAGATGGTGTGGACCGGGCTCCGGAACAGGGCCAGGCAGCTCCCCGTCTGGAAGTCCCAGAGACGCAGCATGCTGTGGGGCCGGGCCTGGGCCGAGGCCAGCAGCGAACCGCTCCCATCCAGTGCCAGAGCAGAGACCTGGGGGCAGGGAGTTAGGAAGGGTACAGGCCAGCAGACCAGGCTGCCCCGGGCCAGGGGTGCCCACCTTGTCTGTGTGGCCAAGGAAGAGACGCTGCTCCCGGGTTTCGACGTGCAGGACGACAACAACTGCGTGGCAAGGGTACACAACAGCAGCCCCATCCGGGGTCCACAGGGCCTGCGAGCAGGGGCCAGAGGCTGAGGTCACAGGCTAGTCAGCTTCACTCCCCGCCACACTTGAGCCCCCCGAAGCACAAGCACAGGAGTCACTGCGTTGCATAAGCCCAAAGGACAGAAAGCCTGGTTGTATGTGGGCACGGCAGGGCTCCCGCTAAGCAGGGAACTATAGGGTTAAACTAACAAAAGGCTGAGAGCCCACAAAGACTCAGAGCCCACATCCAGGACAGCCTGGTGAGCACACAGCCACCTCTCCCACGGCTGCCTCCACAGGGACCCTGTCTTGCCCACACCAAGCCCCCCTTGGCTGGATGACACGCATCCAAGACTTAAAGGATGAACAAGGGTCTCAGATCTCTCAAAGCTCGAGCATCTGGACTGGCACCACCCCGGCTGGTGCTCACAACAAAAAGGGCCGCCTGTGTCTGGACATCACAGTACCAAGGACGCACCAGGCATGTGCGGACGCGGGCGGGGCTGGGTGACCACAGCAGTGCGGGGACCCGGTGCCTAGGGGAGCTCAGAGACCCACAGCCAAGGCAGGGAAGTGCAGCATCTGCCCGCCGTCTGCTCGGTGTAGCTGACGCTTGTAAGACCCAACAAGAGCACAGGATCCCTCACCCATTTGGTGCTGTGACCCCCAAAGCCGATGACCCCCTTGAGCCTCAGGATCGGATCTGGGAGGAAGCTCTGAAACAGGCAGACGCACAATGAGATCCAGGTGGCAAGGTCCCTGTCGCAGCAGAGCTACCCCGCCCAGAGCCAGTTCCGGCCTCTCAAGAAAGCCATCCAGTCCTGAGCTCCGGCCAGCCACTCTGCGGCAGGAAGCCAGGACTGCAGTCACAATGCTGGATCCTCCAGGTGCCCCAGTCCTGCGGACCCCCCACAGACcactggggctgggggcagggcaccAGCTCTCTTACTCTTTGTTGAAAACGCTTCTTGCCCAAAGCCGCCTCCGGTAAGCTCTGCTTCCTGCCAGGAGACTGGATGGGAAGGGACCATCAGAGGGGACCACCCGCCCCTCGCCCATTCCCCGCAGGCAGTAGCCCGACAGCCCTCCATCCACTGCTCATCCACATGCAACCCCCTCGGGGGTGCAGTCCAGCCCCACCTTCCTCGGGAAAGGCCCTCACCTCATGCGGAGCTGCATCCTCTGGGGCCGCGGGCTCCACCGTCGGCTGACCGGCCGACACGTGAAGGCCGTCACCAGCTGCATGCTCGTCAGTGGCCTCCGCCCAGGCTGAGGGCTCCTGGATACAGCCACCAGGGCCAGCCACATGGGAGACCTCTGAGCGCTCACAGGACATGCTGACCTCCGGAAGGGGCCTGGGCATGGAGGGGGCCCAGCGGGACTGCAGGAGGACAAGTGCCCATGAGCACCACACCTTAGACCAGCACCCACAGCCCCACCTCCAAGGGCGCCGGGCACTCACGGCTGCGGGGTCATGCTTCTGGACCATGAGGGCCCTGCTGTCCCACGCAGGCTTGCTGCAGGCCACTGGGGAAGGGAGCAGCCGCGGCACGTGCCCCACTAAGACTGCAGCGGAGAAGAACCGACTGAGCAGAGTGCAGACAGGCACAAGGCACTGGGCAGGGGCGGCAGGGGGCCTGGCCTTGCCCCCTCTGCAGGAGAGGGGCCATGCCGACAGCGGCAGCCCACCTAGCAGGGGCCCCAACACCCATCCCAGCAGCAAAGTTTGAGGCCCCAAGCACTCAAGTCACAGCCTCCCGCTGCTCCGGAGCCTCACGGCCACCTCCCTGCGCCCTTACAGGCACCACACTGCTGGGGTCCCCAGATGCAGCATCAGGACCCCTCTCCTGCCGAGCGCCGTGGGCCCTGCAGACCTGAACCCCGGTCACCGCTGCCCCACGGGCCCACCTGCCTCAGGAGGGAAACCGCTCTTCTGTACCAGCTTGGAGGGCACATGCGAGCTGCCACTCGGAAACCTTGGTGGGGTAGAGGGAGAGTCAGCTTCCGGGATGGCCCTGCCCAACCTGTGCCTGGGACGGCAGAGCACTCACCGGATATGGACATAGCGGTCGTGCCAGCTCTCCCCCTTTGGCACTGGGAAAGCCATTTCTCGAGGCATGGGGGTGACAGGCAGTTTTGCACGCCGGGCTTCAGCAACAGTGACGGCTGCAGAGACCACAGTTGGTCCAGGTCCAGGGAACCGTCCAGGTCcctctcccagcccaggggtctcAACCAGGGGCCATCAGGGTCCCGCCTGGCCACCAGCCTAGCCACCACTCCCTCTGATGGCTGCCTTGGGAGCTGGGAGGCTCAAAGCTGGCACAGCATGGGCATTTCCACTGAGTGCCAGGGACGGAGCGGAGGGCAGCACACAGGGAGCAAACGCAGGTGGGCTGCAGGCTAACACAGCTGGGGTCCTCACCAGGATTGAAGCACAGGTCACTGGTGTAGAGGTTCCGGACCAGCATGCTGGCACACAGCCTGACGCCCTTCAGGTGACTGTAGCATCGGTGCAGATAGACCAGCAGGATGTCGTGCAGGTCAAGCTGCAGGCAGGTCCAGCGGGCACCAGGGGAGGCCACACCTGGCAGGTATGCAGGACTCGTGCCAAAGTCAGCACCTACCGTCTCACCAACCAAGCCACAGCACTGTGTCCTCGGCCTGTTCCCAGTCTCGCGGCCACAACCACGTGGCCCCCACCCAGACCTCCCCCTGAGCCTTCTGACCGGACGCCTCTCCCAGACCATCCCTGTGTCCCATTCATGCCTCATCTGCACGGTACCTTCCCTGGGTGTCCCAGCCTCACAAATGAAGGGGAACTGAAGCCACGTAGCTGTGGACTTGAACTCCTTGAAGAGATTGGAGAAAGACACTCGGATGACCTGGCTGTCCTGTGGGACACAGCATGGATATGAGGGGTCCAGGCTGCCGCAGGAGTGCAGGGCCCCGGGCGGCCCCCCTCTCCCAGCTCAGCACCTCAGTGGACACATCCAGGTGAATGACGAAATGCTTGGTGGGCAATGGCCGAAAGAGCACGTACAGATACCGTCCAGTCAGCCCCAGGGACTGGGTGCTGGTTTTGGGGAGCTGGATGTAGTTGCTCGCAGAGACAGAGCCCCGCACGCGGTACACGGTGCACTTGAGGGTCTTGTCCTGGAGAGAAAGACGTCTTACAGGCGTCCTGAAGCCCGGGGAGGCCGGGAGGGCTGCAAACAAGCGtccatagagaagagaaaagatgCCGCCGCTACCGCCGCCGGGCGCCCCGGCCACTCACCGTCACGGCGGCCACGTCGCCCTCCTTAGTGGAGCGCTTCCACTCGTCCACCTTGAAGTGTCTGAAGACGTTGAGGAACGGCTGCTGCCACACTGGGGGACAAGGGGACGTGAGGCGCCAGGCCCACCGCAGGTCCAGGGAGGGCCCGGCAGGGCCTGCGCTCTCCCCAGCGGTGACGGCCAGCGCGGCACGCAGACTGGGCCGCGAGCGAGTCTCAGCACCAACCCGTGCGCGGCGGCGCGGGCCCTTGGACCCCAAAACCCAGCCCCGGTCCGCGCGCCGCTACCTCTCGCCATGGCGCCGCAGCTCGCGCTTCCCGCCTCTGCCGACGCGCACCGCACGCAGGGCACGCAGCGCGTGCCTAGCAACAGAAGCCCGGCAACGGCGCCACTGACGCCGCACGGCCGCAGGTACGTCACCGCGCCTGACACGTGACTGCGGCACGGGGCGGGGCCTGGCGCGGGGATAGACCCCAGTTTCCCCCGCTGCCTTTCTTCCGGTAGCCCCGAGTTGCTGTCCGGCCACTTCCTCTTTACTGCTGTCTTGCCACGGGACAGGAGCCTCCGCCCCCGGGCCTCTGCGGCCATCCCCAAGCCGGGACCCCGTGGGCTTGCTCTAGCACCGCCGGCACCCCAGCTGTGGGGTCTGATCCGGAAGGTTCCTGATCTTGAGGCCCGTGTTCACGATGGGAGTGAGACGCAGCCCAGAAATCCTGACCGCACTTGGCGTGGGtggtcctcccctcccctgctgctGCCCAGCCCTCTGGAGGCTCTTATGTCAGCTGCAGGCCTCACAGGACCCTGAAGGCTCCCCGCCAGACCTGGGGGGTTCAGATACGACAGCAGGCATCCTGAAACCTGACCCCAATTCTGCGTGGCTGAGACCCCATCTCAGGGTCAGTTAAGTAACATCTCTGGGTCTTGAGAGCAGGTTTCGACACCTGACAATGATTacagggagaggaagggggcGTGGGTGTCAGTGGGATCGGCTGGCATTTACAGACTTCTACGCAAAATGACCTGGCCCAGGACACAGGAAGGCAGCTAGGCAGGAGGCTAAGTGCCAGAGCTGGACAGAGCTTCAGCTGTGGGGAGACGAGACTACTGAGCAAGTCATGCCCGGCCTGGGGCCTGTACACAAGCGCACTTCCCCCGCTCACTCCCCACAGCCCACCGAGTCAGGGCCTCTCCAAAAGGCAGTTTCTCAACTTTATTAGCCTGGAGCTCCTCCCTGCCAGCCCCACGGGCTGGTCCCCGGGCACAGTGAGCAGGACTGAGGTCAGTTTCAACCCCTGGCCCCCGGCAGCCTGGAACAGCTGGGCCAAAGGGTCAGCAGGGGCAAAAGTCCAAATGCTGGCACTTCAGGTGTGGCTGGCGCCTGGCCAGGCCCAGGGTGAAGCACAGCCTGCCGCAGCTGGTGGACAGGGCGCCGTGGTCCTCTCCTGGCAGAGGGTCCAGCgtggggcagggccaggccctGCACAAGACAGCCTTCCTTCCAAAGCTGTGACTAGGAACAGTTGGTGATCCTGGCCAGGAACTGCTGTGCCCACCACTCGTCCAGGTCAATGGGCACGAAGTCTGTGGAGAAACAGAAGGCTGGGCAGTGACACACCTTCCCAGCGGACCAGCGTGAGCTGGCCACAAGCCCCTCACCCAGATCCCAGCTGTAGCAGACACTGGGAAGAGTGGATCAGGCTCcattcctcaccccacccccttgGAGCTAGAACCTGGCTGAGCCAGGtcaggggtggagggcagggggcgCTCcttgagggtgggggagggctcACTCTGCAGCCTGGGGTTGGGGGTCCTCTCCACGTAC
This genomic interval from Bos mutus isolate GX-2022 chromosome 25, NWIPB_WYAK_1.1, whole genome shotgun sequence contains the following:
- the WDR90 gene encoding WD repeat-containing protein 90 isoform X1, with protein sequence MAAEARGRRLLSRGKTAVKRKWPDSNSGLPEERQRGKLGSIPAPGPAPCRSHVSGAVTYLRPCGVSGAVAGLLLLGTRCVPCVRCASAEAGSASCGAMARVWQQPFLNVFRHFKVDEWKRSTKEGDVAAVTDKTLKCTVYRVRGSVSASNYIQLPKTSTQSLGLTGRYLYVLFRPLPTKHFVIHLDVSTEDSQVIRVSFSNLFKEFKSTATWLQFPFICEAGTPREGVASPGARWTCLQLDLHDILLVYLHRCYSHLKGVRLCASMLVRNLYTSDLCFNPAVTVAEARRAKLPVTPMPREMAFPVPKGESWHDRYVHIRFPSGSSHVPSKLVQKSGFPPEAVLVGHVPRLLPSPVACSKPAWDSRALMVQKHDPAASRWAPSMPRPLPEVSMSCERSEVSHVAGPGGCIQEPSAWAEATDEHAAGDGLHVSAGQPTVEPAAPEDAAPHESPGRKQSLPEAALGKKRFQQRSFLPDPILRLKGVIGFGGHSTKWALWTPDGAAVVYPCHAVVVVLHVETREQRLFLGHTDKVSALALDGSGSLLASAQARPHSMLRLWDFQTGSCLALFRSPVHTICSLSFSNSGELLCGVGKDRHGRTTVLVWGVAQLGRGGEAIILAQAHSDADVQVFRVAFFDEARMASCGRGNVRLWRLRGGVLRSCAVDLGEHHALEFTDLAFGPAQDGHTLYVCSRSGHILEIDHQRMAVRHARRLLPLQTPRDPLAQKQTFSSGPGIAISSLGVSRSACAVGSEDGYLRLWPLDFSSVLLEAEHEGPVTSVRVSPGGLRVLSTTSSGHLGFLDVPSQEYRMLVRSHTAPVLALAIERSRGQLATVSQDRTVRVWDLATLQQLYDFMSPEEAPRAVAFHPTQPTFFCGFSSGAVRSFSLESAEALVEHRCHQGAITSLAASPDGRFLFSACSRGALAQYHSGAPRCRVLRVAANVVCQEACPSSSIMVVSRDSRLLAFVGPSKYTVSVVDTASLDELLKVDVSALDLAGSCLDSAVALCFGPSPPSHLLVSTSSNTITVLDARSGRVVRQLSCGHPAACASLALSADGRFLLTAAERAVRLWDYATQAGLSCQVWATLPPQVYIGHSEPVQAVAFIPNQQQLLSVGDAIFLWDILVPRESWSPGSVQGAPRPPLTCEAGPGAGELDGVASGARAPPRQVSVSPPALPPEPGLCAEPPEGFDGAVFPSDESHGPEDLHQASGPSVLVQKEAGRADDGACGVTGGPWDLGRRPHPCGWPRACSTVGARARTLARPDSYRHFTARYKASSLAQGLSLPPAGDEWLRLKAVVGYNGNGRTNLVWSPDTGFFAYTCGCLVVVEDLHSGAQQHWLGHPEEISTLALSHDAQVLVSASGGSGTASRCQIRLWDVPRGSCRQLLSHHDSAVQALAFSPDDRLLVTLGDCGDGTLALWSTATCELLSSTRLPEPVHSMAFSPWHASELACVGRGVLTLQLLWGQAGDVSLQANREPVPEEAGGFELSSLCYGAPPLLYCGSSEGQVSVWDTRAGRCFLAWEADDGEIGVLLCSGTWLVSGSNTRRLRLWAVGAVSELWCRGSGARSSSVFLERELTLDGAVVSAVFHDSMDMGVVGTTAGTLWYVSWAEGTSTRLISGHRSKVNDVAFSPNESHCATCSDDGSVRVWCVASTELLIQFQVLSQSCLCLAWSPPSCGRPEEEHVAAGYSDGTLRVFSIARSAVELKMCPHAAALRALAFSADGQTIISGDKDGLVAVSRLRTGMTFRVLSDHRGAPICTLQSTRKECGDFGAEGTDLWLAASGDQRVSVWASDWLRDHCELVDWLSFPAPGLTEVRVPAAPWAQCPRLPPCTVPPQVPGCLPPSLAAFCPWDPAVLVCAGLGVYPEVVFYSLRQKQVVEKIPLPFFAVSMSLCPGAHLVAIGFSERMVRLLDCASGAVQDFAGHDDSVQLCRFAPSAQLLFTAAHSEILVWEVTGR
- the WDR90 gene encoding WD repeat-containing protein 90 isoform X7, with protein sequence MAAEARGRRLLSRGKTAVKRKWPDSNSGLPEERQRGKLGSIPAPGPAPCRSHVSGAVTYLRPCGVSGAVAGLLLLGTRCVPCVRCASAEAGSASCGAMARVWQQPFLNVFRHFKVDEWKRSTKEGDVAAVTDKTLKCTVYRVRGSVSASNYIQLPKTSTQSLGLTGRYLYVLFRPLPTKHFVIHLDVSTEDSQVIRVSFSNLFKEFKSTATWLQFPFICEAGTPREGVASPGARWTCLQLDLHDILLVYLHRCYSHLKGVRLCASMLVRNLYTSDLCFNPAVTVAEARRAKLPVTPMPREMAFPVPKGESWHDRYVHIRFPSGSSHVPSKLVQKSGFPPEAVLVGHVPRLLPSPVACSKPAWDSRALMVQKHDPAASRWAPSMPRPLPEVSMSCERSEVSHVAGPGGCIQEPSAWAEATDEHAAGDGLHVSAGQPTVEPAAPEDAAPHESPGRKQSLPEAALGKKRFQQRSFLPDPILRLKGVIGFGGHSTKWALWTPDGAAVVYPCHAVVVVLHVETREQRLFLGHTDKVSALALDGSGSLLASAQARPHSMLRLWDFQTGSCLALFRSPVHTICSLSFSNSGELLCGVGKDRHGRTTVLVWGVAQLGRGGEAIILAQAHSDADVQVFRVAFFDEARMASCGRGNVRLWRLRGGVLRSCAVDLGEHHALEFTDLAFGPAQDGHTLYVCSRSGHILEIDHQRMAVRHARRLLPLQTPRDPLAQKQTFSSGPGIAISSLGVSRSACAVGSEDGYLRLWPLDFSSVLLEAEHEGPVTSVRVSPGGLRVLSTTSSGHLGFLDVPSQEYRMLVRSHTAPVLALAIERSRGQLATVSQDRTVRVWDLATLQQLYDFMSPEEAPRAVAFHPTQPTFFCGFSSGAVRSFSLESAEALVEHRCHQGAITSLAASPDGRFLFSACSRGALAQYHSGAPRCRVLRVAANVVCQEACPSSSIMVVSRDSRLLAFVGPSKYTVSVVDTASLDELLKVDVSALDLAGSCLDSAVALCFGPSPPSHLLVSTSSNTITVLDARSGRVVRQLSCGHPAACASLALSADGRFLLTAAERAVRLWDYATQAGLSCQVWATLPPQVYIGHSEPVQAVAFIPNQQQLLSVGDAIFLWDILVPRESWSPGSVQGAPRPPLTCEAGPGAGELDGVASGARAPPRQVSVSPPALPPEPGLCAEPPEGFDGAVFPSDESHGPEDLHQASGPSVLVQKEAGRADDGACGVTGGPWDLGRRPHPCGWPRFFAYTCGCLVVVEDLHSGAQQHWLGHPEEISTLALSHDAQVLVSASGGSGTASRCQIRLWDVPRGSCRQLLSHHDSAVQALAFSPDDRLLVTLGDCGDGTLALWSTATCELLSSTRLPEPVHSMAFSPWHASELACVGRGVLTLQLLWGQAGDVSLQANREPVPEEAGGFELSSLCYGAPPLLYCGSSEGQVSVWDTRAGRCFLAWEADDGEIGVLLCSGTWLVSGSNTRRLRLWAVGAVSELWCRGSGARSSSVFLERELTLDGAVVSAVFHDSMDMGVVGTTAGTLWYVSWAEGTSTRLISGHRSKVNDVAFSPNESHCATCSDDGSVRVWCVASTELLIQFQVLSQSCLCLAWSPPSCGRPEEEHVAAGYSDGTLRVFSIARSAVELKMCPHAAALRALAFSADGQTIISGDKDGLVAVSRLRTGMTFRVLSDHRGAPICTLQSTRKECGDFGAEGTDLWLAASGDQRVSVWASDWLRDHCELVDWLSFPAPGLTEVRVPAAPWAQCPRLPPCTVPPQVPGCLPPSLAAFCPWDPAVLVCAGLGVYPEVVFYSLRQKQVVEKIPLPFFAVSMSLCPGAHLVAIGFSERMVRLLDCASGAVQDFAGHDDSVQLCRFAPSAQLLFTAAHSEILVWEVTGR